From Sphingopyxis sp. MWB1, a single genomic window includes:
- a CDS encoding cysteine synthase A gives MTIAKQSLDLIGHTPLVLLKGPSEETGCEIWGKCEYANPGGSVKDRAALYIVRDAEENGLLRPGGTIVEGTAGNTGIGLALVGNALGYKTIIVMPDNQSAEKMATIRALGAELVLVPPAPFANPGHFVHTSRRIAEETENAIWANQFDNIANRKAHVCGTAEEIWDQMEGRIDGFTCAAGTGGTIAGTGLGLKAKNPDITIALTDPHGAGLYNYYRCGELKAEGSSVAEGIGQNRITANLEGAPIDTQFRISDAEGLAVVRRLLDEEGLCLGLSSGINVAGAMALARQLGPGKRIATILCDSGFRYLSTLYNPEWLAAKGLDAA, from the coding sequence ATGACCATAGCGAAACAAAGTCTCGACCTGATCGGCCATACGCCGCTGGTGCTGCTGAAAGGGCCGAGCGAGGAAACCGGCTGCGAAATCTGGGGCAAGTGCGAATATGCCAACCCCGGCGGGTCGGTAAAAGACCGCGCGGCGCTGTATATTGTGCGCGATGCAGAGGAAAATGGCCTGCTTCGCCCCGGCGGCACCATTGTCGAGGGGACGGCGGGTAACACCGGTATCGGCCTCGCGCTGGTCGGAAATGCGCTGGGTTACAAGACGATCATTGTCATGCCCGACAATCAGAGCGCCGAAAAAATGGCGACAATCCGGGCCCTTGGGGCCGAACTGGTGCTGGTCCCCCCCGCGCCCTTCGCCAACCCCGGCCATTTCGTCCACACCTCGCGCCGCATCGCCGAGGAAACCGAAAACGCCATCTGGGCGAATCAGTTCGATAATATCGCCAATCGCAAAGCCCACGTCTGCGGCACAGCCGAGGAAATCTGGGACCAGATGGAGGGGCGCATCGACGGTTTCACCTGCGCCGCGGGGACCGGCGGTACGATCGCGGGAACTGGGCTGGGGCTGAAGGCGAAAAACCCCGATATCACGATCGCGCTGACCGATCCGCATGGGGCGGGGCTTTATAATTATTATCGTTGTGGTGAACTTAAGGCCGAAGGATCGAGCGTTGCCGAGGGGATAGGGCAGAACCGTATTACCGCCAACCTCGAAGGCGCGCCGATTGACACGCAATTTCGCATTTCTGACGCCGAAGGGCTGGCGGTTGTGCGCCGCCTGCTGGACGAAGAGGGGCTGTGCCTGGGGCTGTCGTCGGGGATCAATGTCGCGGGCGCGATGGCGCTCGCGCGGCAATTGGGGCCGGGCAAGCGCATCGCGACCATTTTGTGCGACAGCGGCTTTCGCTATCTGTCGACGCTGTACAATCCCGAATGGCTCGCGGCTAAAGGGCTGGACGCGGCATGA
- a CDS encoding TonB-dependent receptor, with the protein MRLPKHLPSATAGLALILAAPAYAQQAPRSGGGDDLHTGDPIIVTAPYVRDLDILGNISVLEGDELARDLRSQIGDTLTRQPGVSATSFSPGASRPVLRGFSGERVRVLTDGIGSIDVSNTSADHAVTIDPLTVSRVEILRGPAVLLFGSQAIGGAVNLFDRRIPRKVPEDHVHVDVLGGYATAADDRNVGASVDVALSSQIVAHVDGSWRKTGDVRTGGYVFAPGLRDDLLHLAEHEAEEGHDEEAAELTEQANSRGKVANTGSETWTAAGGLSLINDGGQLGISIAYFDSKYGVPSRPGTEHHHGDEDEDDHDDDDHDHEHGEGPVTIGLKQWRADLRGEVELGDGLFDKLRIRAGFADYKHTEFEGDEVGTIFTNKGVEGRLELAQNDRGGWRGASGVQYSHRDFDAVGAEAFVPRNLTDQFALFTLQEWSIGALGLEAAARYEKTDVRAPTLGISRNFDTFSGALGASYEVMPGVKIALSGARAVRAPSAEELFSDGLHIATQSYELGDPDLKREASWGGEASVKVNSGGFHLALAAYSNWFDDFIYSAATGEEEDELPVFQYYQRDARVWGFEAEASARLAEIGGFAIVGDVTADMTRAKIRGGADQNVPRIPPLRILGGLEAQGDRIDARAEVEWTDDQTRIAPHETPTKGFTLVNASISWRPLPSSDNLTLMLSANNIFDVEARRHASFTKDYVPLAGRDFRITARASF; encoded by the coding sequence ATGCGTTTGCCGAAACATCTCCCTTCCGCGACCGCCGGACTCGCCCTCATTCTCGCCGCCCCCGCTTATGCCCAGCAGGCACCGCGCAGCGGCGGCGGCGACGATCTGCACACCGGCGATCCGATCATCGTCACCGCCCCCTATGTCCGCGACCTCGACATTTTGGGCAATATTTCGGTGCTCGAAGGCGATGAGCTCGCGCGCGACCTGCGCAGCCAGATCGGCGACACCCTGACACGGCAACCCGGCGTTTCCGCCACCAGCTTTTCGCCCGGCGCATCGCGCCCGGTGCTGCGCGGCTTTTCGGGCGAGCGCGTCCGCGTCCTCACCGATGGCATCGGCTCCATCGACGTATCGAACACCTCCGCCGACCATGCGGTCACCATCGACCCGCTGACCGTCTCACGCGTCGAAATTCTGCGCGGCCCTGCCGTGCTTTTGTTCGGCAGTCAGGCGATTGGCGGCGCGGTCAATCTGTTCGACCGCCGCATTCCCCGCAAAGTGCCGGAGGATCATGTCCATGTCGACGTGCTGGGCGGCTATGCCACCGCCGCCGACGACCGCAATGTCGGCGCATCGGTCGATGTCGCCCTCTCCTCCCAGATTGTCGCCCATGTCGATGGAAGCTGGCGCAAGACCGGCGACGTTCGCACCGGCGGCTATGTCTTTGCCCCCGGCCTGCGCGATGACCTTCTCCATCTCGCCGAACATGAGGCCGAGGAAGGCCATGACGAGGAAGCCGCCGAACTGACCGAACAGGCGAACAGCCGCGGCAAGGTCGCCAACACCGGCAGCGAAACCTGGACCGCCGCCGGCGGCCTGTCGCTGATCAATGACGGCGGCCAGCTTGGCATTTCCATCGCTTATTTCGACAGCAAATATGGCGTCCCCAGCCGCCCCGGCACCGAACATCATCATGGTGACGAGGATGAAGACGACCATGATGACGATGATCATGATCACGAGCATGGCGAAGGCCCCGTCACCATCGGCCTCAAGCAATGGCGCGCCGATTTGCGCGGCGAAGTCGAATTGGGCGACGGTCTTTTCGACAAGCTGCGTATTCGCGCGGGCTTTGCCGATTACAAGCATACCGAATTTGAAGGCGATGAAGTCGGCACCATCTTTACCAACAAGGGCGTCGAAGGACGGCTGGAGCTGGCGCAAAATGATCGCGGCGGCTGGCGCGGCGCAAGCGGGGTGCAATATAGCCACCGCGATTTTGACGCCGTGGGCGCCGAAGCCTTTGTTCCGCGCAACCTGACCGACCAGTTCGCGCTGTTCACCTTGCAGGAATGGTCGATAGGCGCGCTGGGGCTGGAAGCCGCCGCCCGCTATGAAAAGACCGATGTGCGCGCACCAACGCTGGGCATATCGCGCAATTTCGATACTTTTTCGGGCGCGCTCGGCGCCAGCTATGAAGTCATGCCGGGGGTGAAAATCGCCCTGTCGGGCGCGCGGGCCGTGCGCGCGCCTTCAGCGGAAGAATTATTCTCCGACGGCCTGCATATCGCCACCCAAAGCTATGAGCTGGGCGACCCCGATCTGAAGCGTGAAGCCAGCTGGGGCGGCGAAGCCTCGGTCAAGGTGAACAGCGGCGGTTTCCACCTTGCGCTCGCGGCCTATTCCAACTGGTTCGACGATTTCATCTATTCGGCGGCGACCGGCGAGGAAGAGGATGAACTGCCGGTGTTCCAATATTATCAGCGCGACGCGCGCGTCTGGGGCTTTGAAGCCGAAGCGAGCGCACGACTGGCCGAAATCGGCGGCTTTGCTATCGTCGGCGATGTAACTGCCGATATGACCCGCGCGAAAATCCGCGGGGGCGCCGACCAGAATGTGCCGCGCATCCCGCCGCTGCGCATCCTGGGCGGCCTCGAAGCCCAAGGCGACCGGATCGACGCGCGCGCCGAGGTTGAATGGACCGACGACCAGACGCGCATCGCGCCGCATGAAACGCCGACCAAGGGCTTTACGCTGGTCAATGCCTCAATCAGCTGGCGTCCGCTGCCCAGCAGCGACAATCTGACGCTGATGCTGTCAGCGAACAATATTTTCGACGTCGAAGCGCGGCGCCACGCCAGCTTTACCAAGGATTATGTTCCGCTCGCGGGCCGCGATTTCCGCATCACCGCGCGGGCAAGCTTCTGA
- the fabG gene encoding 3-oxoacyl-[acyl-carrier-protein] reductase — MFDLTGMTALVTGASGGIGSAIAKALAAQGARLAVSGSNADKLAAFRDGLGGDHVALPCNLGDAAAVDALVPSAVEALGGKLDILVNNAGVTRDNLIMRMKDDEWNDVIRINLEANFRLARAAAKPMMKARFGRIVSITSVVGATGNPGQANYAASKAGVTGMTKALAQELATRGVTVNCVAPGFIATAMTADLPDAQKEALNQRIPAGRMGEGEDIAAAVVYLASKEAGYVTGQTLHVNGGMAMLS; from the coding sequence ATGTTCGATCTCACCGGCATGACCGCCCTTGTTACCGGCGCCTCGGGCGGTATCGGTTCCGCCATTGCCAAGGCGCTTGCCGCGCAGGGCGCGCGGTTGGCAGTTTCGGGGTCCAATGCCGACAAGCTCGCGGCCTTTCGCGACGGGCTTGGCGGCGATCATGTCGCCTTGCCGTGCAACCTTGGCGATGCGGCGGCGGTTGATGCGCTGGTTCCCTCGGCGGTCGAGGCGCTGGGCGGGAAGCTCGATATTCTCGTCAACAATGCCGGGGTTACCCGCGACAATCTGATCATGCGGATGAAGGATGACGAATGGAATGATGTGATCCGCATCAATCTGGAGGCCAATTTCCGCCTCGCCCGCGCCGCCGCCAAACCGATGATGAAGGCGCGCTTTGGCCGCATCGTGTCGATCACCAGCGTCGTTGGCGCCACCGGCAATCCGGGGCAGGCCAATTATGCCGCGTCCAAGGCGGGCGTTACCGGCATGACCAAGGCGCTGGCGCAGGAACTGGCGACGCGCGGCGTCACCGTAAACTGCGTCGCCCCCGGTTTTATCGCGACGGCCATGACCGCTGACCTGCCCGACGCCCAAAAGGAAGCGCTCAATCAGCGCATTCCGGCGGGCCGCATGGGTGAGGGTGAGGATATCGCCGCTGCCGTCGTCTATCTGGCGTCGAAGGAAGCAGGCTATGTTACCGGCCAGACGCTGCATGTGAACGGCGGCATGGCGATGCTCTCGTAA
- the fabD gene encoding ACP S-malonyltransferase: MRAFIFPGQGSQSVGMGKALADASSVARELFQEVDDALGQHLFKLMSEGPESELTLTENAQPAIMANAVATLRVLEKEGGVTLAAKADYVAGHSLGEYSALCAAGAFDVATTARLLKKRGQAMQAAVPVGVGAMAALLGADIDTAQKLADAAAEGEVCTVANDNDPSQVVISGHKGAVERAVAMVKDYGIKRGVLLPVSAPFHCPLMQPAADAMAEALGANPPAAPLVPVIANVTAGPISDAGEIRERLVEQVTGRVRWRESVGAMEEIGVTHFVEFGGKVLSPMVKRSATGEVETVSLLSMDDIEALLKTL; encoded by the coding sequence ATGCGCGCATTCATCTTTCCGGGTCAGGGCAGCCAGTCGGTCGGCATGGGCAAGGCGCTTGCCGATGCGTCGAGCGTCGCCCGCGAACTGTTTCAGGAAGTCGACGACGCCCTTGGCCAGCATCTCTTCAAGCTGATGAGCGAGGGGCCGGAAAGCGAACTGACCCTTACCGAAAATGCCCAGCCTGCAATCATGGCCAATGCCGTCGCCACCTTGCGCGTGCTCGAAAAGGAAGGCGGGGTGACGCTGGCGGCAAAGGCCGATTATGTCGCGGGGCACAGCCTTGGCGAATATAGCGCGCTGTGCGCGGCGGGCGCCTTCGACGTTGCCACCACCGCGCGCCTTTTGAAAAAGCGTGGGCAGGCGATGCAGGCGGCGGTGCCCGTCGGCGTCGGCGCCATGGCCGCGCTGCTTGGCGCCGATATCGACACCGCGCAAAAGCTGGCCGATGCGGCGGCCGAAGGCGAAGTCTGCACCGTCGCCAATGACAATGACCCCTCGCAGGTTGTCATCTCTGGCCACAAGGGCGCGGTCGAACGCGCGGTCGCGATGGTGAAGGATTATGGCATCAAGCGGGGTGTGTTGCTGCCCGTTTCGGCGCCCTTCCACTGCCCGCTGATGCAACCTGCCGCCGATGCGATGGCCGAGGCGCTGGGCGCAAACCCGCCCGCCGCGCCGCTGGTCCCCGTCATCGCCAATGTCACCGCCGGCCCGATCAGCGATGCCGGCGAAATTCGCGAACGCCTGGTCGAACAGGTCACCGGCCGCGTCCGCTGGCGCGAAAGCGTGGGCGCGATGGAAGAAATCGGCGTGACGCATTTCGTCGAATTCGGCGGCAAGGTCCTCTCCCCCATGGTCAAGCGCAGCGCGACCGGCGAGGTCGAGACGGTGAGCCTGCTGTCGATGGACGATATCGAGGCATTGCTCAAAACGCTTTAA
- a CDS encoding LD-carboxypeptidase: protein MRIGIVAPSTPILPDDAEAVRAIASIGYPEVELVFDEQCFAVHGHFAGEDGHRFAALVEMANRPDIDAIWFARGGYGACRIAEDAVRAMTDAARGKAFLGYSDQGNLLAALYREGFDHVAHGPMVADIRREGGDAAVTRALDWLVARDPAACEGALAHGARHAAFNLMTLSMLLGTPLEPDLAGHVLIVEEVSEYLYAFDRAFFHVASTLGPRGLAGLRLGRVSDIPENDRPFGMEAEEIARHWCERCAIPWLGRADIGHDAANKVVPFGLHRAE from the coding sequence ATGCGTATCGGAATAGTCGCCCCCTCAACCCCCATATTGCCCGATGATGCAGAGGCGGTGCGTGCAATTGCCAGCATCGGCTATCCCGAGGTTGAGCTGGTCTTTGATGAGCAATGCTTCGCGGTCCACGGCCATTTCGCGGGCGAGGACGGGCATCGTTTCGCGGCGCTGGTTGAAATGGCGAACCGCCCCGATATCGACGCCATCTGGTTTGCGCGCGGCGGCTATGGCGCCTGCCGTATTGCCGAGGATGCGGTGCGCGCGATGACTGATGCCGCGCGCGGCAAGGCTTTCCTTGGCTATTCGGATCAGGGCAATTTGCTCGCCGCCCTTTATCGTGAGGGTTTCGACCATGTCGCCCATGGACCGATGGTCGCCGATATTCGCCGCGAGGGCGGCGATGCCGCCGTCACGCGGGCGCTCGACTGGCTCGTCGCCCGCGATCCGGCCGCGTGCGAGGGTGCGCTGGCGCATGGCGCGCGTCACGCCGCCTTCAACCTGATGACCTTGTCGATGCTGCTCGGCACCCCGCTCGAACCCGATCTTGCGGGCCATGTGCTGATCGTCGAGGAGGTCAGCGAATATCTCTACGCCTTCGACCGCGCCTTCTTCCATGTCGCCTCGACGCTTGGCCCGCGCGGGCTGGCGGGGCTGCGGCTGGGCCGGGTCAGCGATATCCCGGAAAATGACCGTCCCTTTGGCATGGAGGCGGAGGAGATCGCGCGCCATTGGTGCGAGCGTTGCGCCATCCCGTGGCTGGGCCGGGCGGACATAGGCCATGACGCGGCGAATAAGGTGGTGCCCTTCGGCTTGCATCGCGCGGAGTGA
- a CDS encoding Mur ligase family protein has protein sequence MGKDKSYFFCGIGGSGMLPLAMIVAARGAAVAGSDRSRDQGRSPDKFAWLEGQGIALFPQDGSGPAAGQVMIASAAVEDSVPDMAAAKALGLPRMTRADLNAALFNEAAHGVGVGGTSGKSTVTGMIAWILSQAGRDPTVMNGAVMRNFAGPDRPFASALAGDAAAYVSEVDESDGSIALYRPDVAVVTNISLDHKSLEELHSLFGDFAAKARIAVVNADDPESAPLLRGGNVIRFGFSDEAAMRGSEFEPLDDGCRFAIHFAGDRHEARLRMPGRHNAMNALAAIAAARALNISVGQSVAALSEFAGLARRYEVLGQAGDVTVIDDFAHNPDKVAATLAAAAELPGRALIFFQPHGYGPLRQMGKELAASFAKGMRADDRLYICDPVYFGGTVDRSIGSEALVADIVVGGGTAVHLPTRAECGEAMLAEARAGDRIFILGARDDTLTEFGQHLLAQLAAPAALAAAPIAGIAG, from the coding sequence ATGGGCAAAGACAAATCCTATTTCTTTTGCGGCATTGGCGGATCGGGCATGCTGCCGCTGGCGATGATTGTTGCCGCGCGCGGGGCGGCGGTCGCGGGTTCCGATCGCAGCCGCGACCAGGGGCGCTCGCCCGACAAATTCGCCTGGCTGGAGGGGCAAGGCATCGCCCTCTTCCCGCAGGATGGCAGCGGCCCCGCCGCCGGGCAGGTGATGATCGCCTCGGCCGCGGTAGAGGATAGCGTGCCCGACATGGCTGCCGCCAAGGCGCTGGGCCTGCCGCGGATGACGCGCGCCGACCTCAACGCCGCGCTGTTCAACGAGGCGGCGCACGGCGTCGGCGTCGGGGGGACGAGCGGCAAATCGACCGTCACTGGCATGATCGCCTGGATCCTGTCGCAGGCTGGCCGCGATCCCACGGTGATGAATGGCGCGGTGATGCGTAACTTCGCGGGGCCCGACCGCCCCTTTGCCAGCGCGCTGGCAGGCGACGCCGCCGCCTATGTCAGCGAAGTCGATGAAAGTGACGGGTCGATCGCGCTTTATCGGCCCGATGTCGCGGTGGTCACCAACATCAGCCTCGACCACAAGAGCCTGGAGGAACTCCACTCCCTGTTCGGCGATTTCGCAGCCAAGGCGCGCATCGCCGTGGTCAACGCCGATGATCCGGAATCGGCGCCCCTGCTGCGCGGCGGCAATGTCATCCGCTTTGGCTTTTCGGACGAAGCCGCGATGCGCGGCAGCGAGTTCGAGCCGCTCGACGATGGCTGCCGCTTTGCCATCCATTTCGCAGGCGACCGGCACGAGGCGCGCCTGCGCATGCCGGGGCGCCACAATGCGATGAATGCGCTGGCCGCCATCGCGGCCGCGCGCGCGCTCAACATATCGGTGGGTCAGTCGGTTGCCGCGCTCAGCGAATTTGCAGGGCTCGCGCGCCGCTATGAAGTGCTGGGCCAGGCGGGGGATGTGACCGTCATCGACGATTTCGCGCATAATCCCGACAAGGTCGCGGCCACACTGGCCGCCGCCGCCGAATTGCCGGGCCGCGCGCTGATCTTTTTCCAGCCGCACGGCTATGGTCCGCTGCGCCAGATGGGCAAGGAACTGGCGGCGAGCTTTGCCAAGGGGATGCGCGCGGACGACCGGCTTTATATTTGCGATCCCGTCTATTTTGGCGGAACCGTTGACCGCAGCATCGGCAGCGAGGCGCTGGTCGCCGATATTGTCGTGGGCGGCGGAACCGCCGTCCACCTTCCCACCCGCGCGGAATGCGGCGAGGCCATGCTGGCCGAGGCCCGCGCCGGGGACCGCATCTTCATTCTGGGCGCGCGCGACGATACGCTGACCGAATTTGGGCAGCATCTGCTGGCGCAGTTGGCGGCGCCTGCCGCGCTGGCAGCGGCGCCGATTGCCGGAATTGCGGGATAA
- the rpsF gene encoding 30S ribosomal protein S6: MPFYEHVFIARQDLSQSQVDALAETVTNIITEYKGEVHKTETWGLKQLAYKIQKNRKGHYVMLSAEAPGEAVAEIERQAAINEDIIRWMTIRVDELEKGPSVMMRKQERRGGRGRDRED, from the coding sequence ATGCCGTTTTACGAGCATGTCTTTATCGCGCGTCAGGACCTGTCCCAATCACAGGTCGACGCGCTGGCGGAAACCGTCACCAATATCATTACCGAATATAAGGGTGAGGTTCACAAGACCGAAACCTGGGGCCTGAAGCAGCTCGCCTACAAGATCCAGAAGAACCGCAAGGGTCATTATGTGATGTTGTCGGCTGAAGCGCCGGGCGAAGCCGTCGCCGAGATCGAGCGTCAGGCGGCGATCAACGAAGATATTATCCGTTGGATGACGATCCGCGTCGACGAGCTGGAAAAAGGCCCGTCGGTCATGATGCGCAAGCAGGAACGTCGTGGCGGCCGCGGCCGTGACCGCGAAGATTAA
- the rpsR gene encoding 30S ribosomal protein S18: MARPFFRRRKTCPFSQKDAPVIDYKDVRLLQGYLSERGKIVPSRITAVSTKKQRELARAIKRARHIGLLPYIVK, encoded by the coding sequence ATGGCACGACCCTTTTTCCGTCGCCGCAAGACCTGCCCCTTCAGCCAGAAGGACGCACCGGTCATTGATTACAAGGACGTTCGTCTGCTCCAGGGCTATTTGTCGGAGCGTGGCAAGATCGTCCCGTCGCGGATCACCGCGGTGTCCACCAAGAAGCAGCGTGAGCTGGCCCGCGCGATCAAGCGCGCGCGCCACATCGGCCTGCTGCCCTATATTGTGAAGTAA
- the rplI gene encoding 50S ribosomal protein L9, producing the protein MEIILLERIEKLGGIGDVVTVKNGFARNYLLPNNKALRANDANRKLFEANRAKIEADNAERRSAAESHAKDVDGKQVILIRQASNTGQLYGSVSVRDIVEALIENGVENVTKAMIELERPIKSLGLFDVKVKLHPEVVVTVNVNVARSPDEAEMQKDGIDVIAAMFEEEQAAMAAAALEPDSEDEFEEGTPPSESEAESDADEAPAADEEDKEA; encoded by the coding sequence ATGGAAATCATCCTGCTCGAACGTATCGAGAAACTGGGCGGTATCGGCGATGTCGTCACCGTCAAGAACGGCTTTGCGCGCAACTATCTTCTGCCCAACAACAAGGCGCTGCGCGCCAATGATGCCAATCGCAAGCTGTTCGAAGCGAACCGCGCAAAGATTGAGGCGGACAACGCCGAACGCCGCAGCGCAGCCGAAAGCCACGCCAAGGATGTCGACGGCAAGCAGGTCATCCTGATCCGTCAGGCGTCGAACACCGGGCAGCTTTACGGCTCGGTTTCGGTGCGCGACATTGTCGAGGCCCTGATTGAAAACGGCGTGGAGAACGTGACCAAGGCCATGATCGAGCTGGAACGCCCGATCAAGTCGCTGGGCCTGTTCGACGTCAAGGTAAAGCTGCACCCCGAAGTTGTCGTAACCGTCAACGTCAACGTCGCGCGCTCGCCTGACGAAGCCGAAATGCAGAAGGACGGCATCGACGTCATCGCCGCCATGTTCGAAGAAGAACAGGCTGCCATGGCTGCCGCCGCCCTCGAACCCGACAGCGAAGACGAGTTTGAAGAAGGCACCCCGCCTTCGGAAAGCGAAGCTGAATCGGATGCGGACGAAGCTCCGGCCGCTGACGAGGAAGACAAGGAAGCTTAA
- the folE gene encoding GTP cyclohydrolase I FolE, with protein MSKMEVGPDGKIIVPDHVLDAVRTLLEWTGDDPSREGLRDTPRRVARAWKEYCQGYAEDPSVHLSRTFEEVGGYDEVVLLRDIPFQSHCEHHMAPITGKASIAYLPKDRVVGISKLARVLNGYARRLQVQERLTAEVAQCIWDHLQPHGVAVVIDAQHGCMTGRGVRTPGVGMVTSRLLGVFLEDDRSRKEVLSLMGY; from the coding sequence ATGAGCAAAATGGAAGTGGGACCGGACGGCAAGATCATCGTCCCCGATCATGTGCTGGACGCGGTGCGAACCCTACTCGAATGGACGGGCGACGACCCTTCGCGCGAAGGACTGCGTGATACGCCAAGGCGCGTGGCGCGGGCGTGGAAGGAATATTGTCAGGGCTATGCGGAGGATCCATCGGTTCACCTCTCGCGCACCTTTGAAGAGGTGGGCGGCTATGACGAGGTGGTGCTGCTGCGCGACATTCCCTTTCAGTCGCATTGCGAACATCATATGGCGCCGATCACCGGCAAGGCCTCGATCGCCTACCTGCCCAAGGACCGGGTGGTCGGCATTTCGAAACTGGCGCGCGTGCTCAACGGCTATGCCCGCCGCCTGCAGGTGCAGGAACGGCTGACCGCTGAAGTCGCGCAGTGCATCTGGGACCATCTCCAGCCGCATGGCGTTGCCGTAGTGATCGACGCCCAGCATGGCTGCATGACCGGGCGCGGGGTGCGGACCCCCGGCGTCGGCATGGTGACGAGCCGCCTGCTCGGCGTCTTCCTAGAAGATGACCGCAGCCGCAAGGAAGTGCTGAGCCTGATGGGCTATTGA